One Mycobacterium marseillense DNA window includes the following coding sequences:
- a CDS encoding PPE family protein, translating into MDFGALPPEINSGLLYAGPGSGPMMAAAAAWDGLGAELDSAASGYASVVAELTHAPWVGPASESMLSAIMPYVSWLGILAAEAEETAGQARAAAAAFEAAFAMTVPPPVIAANRVLLANLVATNFLGQNTPAIAATEAQYMEMWAQDAGAMYGYAGSSLAASELAPFAPPPKTSTPDAAGNQAAAVAKAVAEPAGNTAQNTSQLASPQALSLNASQTVQHASTTATANMTPPAATSTSTSSSASTTYATIMKNTVGLAYFSNGMTSFFTSIAQQLTFGPGGSTAGAGGAWFPTPQFASLGLGNLGGGGVGHLSGVTASAGQAARVGALSVPQHWATLTSAVSPATVSEMDATPVQAAATGTTGPANGLLRGMPAGALGRRGATAGYVNKYGFRYSVLTRPPSAG; encoded by the coding sequence ATGGACTTCGGGGCATTACCGCCGGAGATCAATTCCGGTCTCCTCTATGCGGGTCCGGGTTCGGGGCCGATGATGGCCGCGGCCGCGGCCTGGGATGGCCTCGGCGCCGAGTTAGACAGCGCCGCAAGCGGTTACGCGTCGGTGGTTGCGGAATTGACCCATGCTCCCTGGGTGGGGCCCGCATCCGAGTCGATGTTGTCCGCCATCATGCCCTATGTGAGCTGGCTGGGCATTCTCGCCGCGGAGGCCGAGGAGACCGCCGGCCAGGCCCGTGCTGCCGCGGCGGCGTTCGAGGCGGCGTTTGCGATGACGGTGCCGCCGCCGGTGATCGCGGCCAACCGGGTGTTGCTGGCGAATCTGGTTGCGACGAACTTCCTCGGGCAGAACACCCCGGCGATCGCGGCCACCGAGGCGCAGTACATGGAGATGTGGGCCCAGGACGCCGGCGCGATGTACGGGTACGCCGGTTCGTCGCTGGCCGCCTCGGAGTTGGCCCCGTTCGCGCCGCCGCCGAAAACCTCGACGCCGGACGCGGCAGGCAACCAGGCCGCCGCGGTGGCGAAGGCCGTCGCCGAGCCGGCGGGCAACACGGCACAAAACACGTCACAGCTGGCATCGCCACAAGCGTTGTCGCTGAACGCCTCTCAAACGGTTCAGCACGCCTCGACGACTGCGACGGCGAACATGACGCCACCGGCGGCTACCTCGACCTCGACTTCGAGTTCGGCCTCGACAACCTACGCGACAATTATGAAAAACACCGTGGGCCTGGCGTACTTCTCCAACGGTATGACGAGTTTCTTTACGTCGATCGCGCAGCAGTTGACCTTTGGTCCCGGTGGTAGCACGGCCGGTGCCGGTGGTGCGTGGTTCCCCACTCCGCAGTTCGCGAGTTTGGGCCTGGGCAACCTCGGTGGTGGCGGTGTGGGCCACCTGAGCGGGGTAACGGCGAGTGCCGGGCAGGCCGCGCGGGTCGGGGCGCTGTCGGTGCCCCAGCATTGGGCGACGTTGACCTCGGCGGTCAGCCCGGCGACGGTGTCCGAGATGGACGCCACTCCCGTGCAGGCCGCCGCGACGGGGACCACCGGGCCGGCCAACGGGCTGCTGCGGGGCATGCCCGCCGGAGCGCTGGGTCGTCGGGGCGCCACCGCCGGCTATGTCAACAAATACGGATTCCGCTACAGCGTGCTGACACGCCCACCCTCGGCCGGATAA
- a CDS encoding PPE family protein translates to MMLDYGAFPPEFNSSRIYTGPGSGSLMAAASAWSTLAAELNSAALSYEQVVTSLSSEEWLGTASVTMAQAVEPYIAWMTTAAAQAEEAAAQARAAAAAYEAALSSSVPPPLVASNRMQSKQLQATNVLGQNTPLIAQLEAQYGEYWAQDAGAMYSYAGQSSSATKQTPFKEAPKITNDSGTANQTAAVTNATGNSTATNTSKILQTMATPGSGGTDPTAGGTTPTATPAASGGSTSGSLSDLVSAYNPFSSLFYNTEGLPYFSIGMGNNFVQIGKSLGLITSAAPAAAKALPALGGLGGMLGGGAAAAHPVAALGSAASIGGKLSVPVAWSGAPAVAPALGHAIPVSTISAAPEAAGGPGNLLGGMPLAGAGAGGHGVAGPKYGFRPTVMARPPFAG, encoded by the coding sequence ATGATGTTGGATTACGGGGCATTTCCGCCGGAGTTCAATTCGTCGCGGATCTATACGGGCCCGGGGTCGGGGTCGTTGATGGCTGCGGCGTCGGCGTGGAGCACGTTGGCGGCGGAGCTGAATTCCGCAGCGCTCAGTTATGAGCAGGTGGTGACCTCGCTGAGCAGTGAGGAGTGGTTGGGCACCGCCTCGGTGACGATGGCCCAAGCGGTGGAGCCCTACATCGCGTGGATGACCACGGCGGCCGCGCAGGCCGAAGAGGCCGCCGCGCAGGCGCGTGCGGCGGCGGCGGCCTATGAGGCGGCGTTGTCGTCGTCGGTGCCGCCGCCGTTGGTGGCGTCGAACCGCATGCAATCCAAGCAGTTACAGGCGACCAACGTGTTGGGGCAGAACACCCCGCTGATCGCCCAACTGGAGGCCCAGTACGGCGAGTACTGGGCCCAGGATGCCGGCGCGATGTACAGCTATGCGGGCCAGTCGTCGTCGGCGACCAAGCAGACGCCGTTCAAAGAAGCGCCGAAGATCACCAACGATTCCGGGACGGCCAATCAGACCGCTGCGGTCACCAATGCGACAGGCAACTCGACGGCGACCAACACGTCAAAAATCTTGCAGACGATGGCGACACCCGGCTCGGGCGGGACCGACCCGACCGCGGGCGGCACGACCCCGACCGCGACCCCGGCCGCCTCGGGCGGGAGCACGAGCGGGAGCCTGAGTGACCTCGTGAGCGCCTACAACCCGTTCTCCAGCCTGTTCTACAACACCGAAGGTCTGCCGTACTTCAGTATCGGTATGGGGAACAACTTTGTGCAGATCGGCAAGTCGTTGGGGTTGATCACCAGCGCTGCCCCGGCGGCGGCCAAGGCCCTGCCCGCGCTGGGGGGTTTGGGCGGGATGCTCGGTGGCGGTGCGGCCGCGGCGCATCCGGTGGCCGCGTTGGGCAGTGCGGCCTCGATCGGGGGCAAGTTGTCGGTGCCGGTCGCCTGGTCGGGAGCACCGGCGGTCGCGCCGGCGCTAGGTCATGCGATCCCGGTCAGCACCATCAGCGCGGCCCCCGAAGCCGCCGGCGGACCCGGCAACCTGCTCGGAGGCATGCCCCTGGCCGGCGCCGGTGCCGGCGGCCACGGCGTGGCCGGCCCCAAATACGGCTTCCGCCCCACCGTCATGGCCCGACCACCCTTCGCCGGATAG